Proteins encoded by one window of Bacillus spongiae:
- a CDS encoding DUF2584 domain-containing protein gives MGMPLELNTMIVTKGKEERLEKNLFSLIKEGYRVYPLSIPVEVRKVKTGELSGMAVIQKLIWEENHTQIVYELTSLNSSN, from the coding sequence ATGGGGATGCCTTTAGAACTTAATACCATGATTGTTACCAAAGGAAAAGAAGAGCGTCTAGAAAAGAATTTATTCTCATTAATAAAGGAAGGATATCGCGTTTACCCATTATCAATTCCAGTCGAAGTAAGAAAGGTCAAAACAGGCGAATTAAGTGGAATGGCAGTCATTCAAAAGCTCATTTGGGAAGAAAATCATACACAAATTGTTTATGAGCTAACTTCACTAAATTCTTCTAATTAG
- the pckA gene encoding phosphoenolpyruvate carboxykinase (ATP): protein MNSVSMSSELTELLLGENIQTQLSVPTLVEKVLHRNEGVLTASGAVRAETGKYTGRSPKDKYIVEEGSSSNKIDWGSVNQPISPEKFDQLYHKVIKHLEERNEVFVFKGFAGADHKHRMPIQVINEYAWHNLFAQQLFIRPNEEELKQHQAEFTVISAPNFKANPDVDGTNSETFIIISFEKRTVLIGGTEYAGEMKKSIFSVMNYLLPEQDILSMHCSANVGFEGDVALFFGLSGTGKTTLSADPNRRLIGDDEHGWSPNGVFNIEGGCYAKCIGLSRDKEPQIFDAIRFGSVLENVVLDETTREPDYDNNSLTENTRAAYSIDAVDNIVVPSIAGHPNTIIFLTADAFGVLPPISKLTKEQAMYHFLSGYTSKLAGTERGITSPQATFSTCFGSPFLPLPAQRYAEMLGKKIDEHNANVYLVNTGWTGGEYGVGNRMKLNFTRAMVQAALEGELDNVETVKGEIFGLSIPLHVPGVPDEVLQPAKTWSDPDAYEKKAKDLANKFRQNFKKFSNISMDIEKLGGPIA from the coding sequence ATGAATTCAGTGAGCATGTCTAGTGAATTAACAGAATTATTATTAGGTGAAAATATACAAACACAACTATCTGTACCAACTCTAGTTGAAAAAGTACTTCACCGCAATGAAGGGGTACTAACAGCTTCAGGCGCTGTACGTGCAGAAACAGGGAAGTACACTGGACGCTCTCCGAAAGATAAATACATCGTTGAAGAAGGTTCGTCAAGTAACAAAATTGATTGGGGTTCAGTTAACCAGCCGATTTCCCCAGAAAAATTTGATCAATTATATCATAAAGTCATCAAGCACCTCGAAGAAAGAAATGAAGTGTTTGTATTCAAAGGTTTCGCAGGCGCAGACCATAAACATAGAATGCCCATTCAAGTAATTAACGAATATGCATGGCATAATTTATTTGCTCAACAACTTTTCATTCGTCCTAATGAGGAAGAGCTAAAGCAGCATCAAGCAGAGTTCACCGTCATTTCTGCTCCGAATTTTAAAGCAAACCCAGACGTTGATGGTACAAATTCTGAAACCTTTATCATTATTTCCTTTGAAAAGCGAACTGTATTAATTGGAGGCACAGAATATGCTGGAGAAATGAAAAAATCTATTTTTTCTGTCATGAATTATCTGCTTCCAGAGCAAGATATCCTTTCAATGCACTGCTCAGCCAATGTCGGTTTTGAAGGGGATGTCGCCTTGTTCTTCGGATTATCTGGAACTGGAAAAACGACCCTTTCTGCTGATCCAAATCGTCGCTTAATAGGGGATGATGAGCATGGATGGTCTCCAAATGGCGTTTTTAATATAGAAGGGGGCTGTTATGCAAAATGTATCGGACTTTCCCGCGATAAAGAACCACAAATCTTTGATGCAATTCGCTTTGGCTCCGTATTAGAAAATGTCGTACTAGATGAAACTACTCGAGAGCCTGATTACGATAATAATTCCTTAACAGAGAATACACGTGCTGCGTACTCGATCGACGCTGTCGATAATATCGTTGTTCCTAGTATTGCGGGCCATCCAAATACAATCATCTTTCTAACAGCAGATGCTTTTGGGGTATTACCTCCTATTAGTAAACTAACAAAAGAGCAAGCCATGTATCATTTCCTTAGTGGTTATACATCTAAACTGGCAGGCACAGAACGAGGTATTACATCACCTCAAGCTACTTTCTCAACTTGCTTTGGTTCACCGTTCTTACCACTCCCAGCTCAAAGATATGCTGAAATGCTTGGGAAGAAAATTGATGAGCACAATGCAAATGTTTATTTAGTTAATACCGGTTGGACTGGTGGAGAATACGGGGTTGGAAACCGTATGAAATTAAACTTTACAAGAGCGATGGTTCAAGCAGCTCTTGAAGGTGAATTAGATAATGTTGAAACTGTTAAAGGAGAAATTTTCGGTCTGTCTATTCCATTGCATGTTCCAGGTGTACCTGATGAAGTTTTACAACCTGCTAAAACTTGGTCTGACCCTGATGCTTACGAGAAAAAAGCAAAGGACTTAGCAAATAAATTCCGACAGAACTTTAAAAAGTTCTCCAATATTTCAATGGATATTGAAAAGCTTGGAGGACCAATCGCTTAG
- a CDS encoding alpha/beta hydrolase family protein, translating to MNGKILNKQAFPSPHPDVDLWLVTYLSEGLKVKGLLAKPKITGVLDGFLYLRGGIKNVGKVRPARITQMASHGFVVFAPFYRGNQGGEGNEDFAGEDRADAVSGFQLLKQDPNVDPEKIHVFGFSRGGVMALFTGIECPEVASIVTWGGVSDMVLTYSERKDLRRMMKRVIGGSPTKVPELYRFRTPIYDIDHIQSPVLIIHGQNDQNVTVHHAHRLEGALKRANKQVETWLFDEYTHYFPPKVNRQIVTDFCTWMKKQVTV from the coding sequence ATGAACGGAAAAATTCTAAATAAACAAGCGTTTCCATCACCTCATCCAGATGTGGACCTGTGGCTTGTCACGTATCTATCTGAGGGGCTAAAAGTGAAGGGGCTATTAGCTAAGCCGAAAATAACGGGAGTTTTAGATGGTTTTTTATATTTGCGTGGAGGAATAAAAAATGTAGGGAAAGTTCGTCCTGCGAGAATCACGCAAATGGCGTCACATGGTTTTGTAGTATTTGCTCCTTTCTATCGTGGAAATCAAGGAGGGGAAGGTAATGAAGATTTTGCTGGAGAGGATCGCGCAGATGCAGTGTCAGGCTTTCAATTATTGAAACAAGATCCCAACGTCGACCCTGAAAAAATTCATGTTTTTGGTTTTTCTAGAGGAGGTGTTATGGCATTATTTACTGGGATTGAATGTCCGGAAGTCGCTTCTATTGTCACGTGGGGCGGTGTATCTGATATGGTCTTAACGTATTCAGAAAGAAAGGACCTTCGTAGAATGATGAAGAGAGTCATTGGAGGTAGTCCAACAAAAGTTCCAGAGCTTTATCGATTTCGAACACCAATATATGATATTGATCACATTCAGTCCCCTGTTTTAATTATACATGGCCAAAATGATCAAAATGTGACAGTTCACCATGCACACAGATTGGAGGGGGCACTCAAGAGAGCCAACAAGCAAGTTGAAACTTGGTTGTTTGATGAATATACGCACTATTTTCCGCCAAAAGTAAATCGTCAAATTGTAACAGATTTCTGTACTTGGATGAAGAAGCAGGTTACGGTATGA
- a CDS encoding GNAT family protein, giving the protein MFCESENLYLRSVQLSDSSTITEWKNDHYMKEMSIGLHTTVTLETQQLDIKKSLEGHHPYYIICKKESNKPIGYIRFNWMDHTERVGWLRFGLGEDRGKGYARQALQACFRTMFETNAHRIDAEVFEFNVVSFSLLKSLGFKHEGTRRKAYYTNGQDYDVLTLGLLKNDFTNRTERL; this is encoded by the coding sequence ATGTTTTGTGAATCTGAAAACTTATATTTAAGAAGTGTTCAATTATCAGACAGCTCTACCATTACCGAATGGAAAAACGACCATTACATGAAAGAAATGTCCATTGGATTACATACAACGGTCACGCTTGAAACTCAACAGTTAGACATTAAAAAAAGTTTAGAGGGTCATCACCCTTATTACATAATCTGTAAAAAAGAATCAAATAAGCCCATTGGATATATAAGATTTAATTGGATGGACCATACAGAAAGAGTTGGCTGGCTACGCTTCGGTTTAGGAGAAGATAGAGGAAAGGGTTATGCAAGACAAGCCTTACAAGCTTGTTTCCGCACAATGTTTGAAACAAACGCTCATCGAATAGATGCAGAGGTTTTTGAATTTAATGTAGTTAGTTTTTCATTACTCAAGTCACTTGGATTTAAACACGAAGGTACGAGGAGAAAAGCTTATTACACTAATGGACAAGATTATGATGTATTGACGTTAGGCTTATTAAAAAATGATTTTACCAACCGTACTGAACGATTATAA
- a CDS encoding immune inhibitor A domain-containing protein: MKRRQFVSVATAAVLSLGAFVAPASTNAMNMTSTKVETAKATTVESYYSVGSPIDLGIANEDRLIEMLKESGKISKDATVVEAEEAVKDYLKKASDKAEKQMKLDAELDEKDDKLSKKIKEELHKKPFKDWLKDKLSKWKKRHPENLVEESYDGDVREDKLLILLMEFPDFKANDINPEDTDMYYEDYVKEHYEDMAFGENGYEGPNGENLISMKQYYEQQSGGSYTVSGEIAGWYEAENPAAYYGAETATSNDVDARSLIKEGLDAAAADPNVDLSEFDQEDRYDLDGDGNYREPDGLIDHLMVLHSSVGQEAGGGQLGTDAIWSHRSQLYDVYPIDGTQTDIPYWGGSMAALDYTMVPADGAAGVFIHEYAHDLGLPDEYDTDYTGEGEPVSFWSVMSSGSWAGEIPGTEPPGFSPYAREYLQAAQGGNWLKYEEIDIDEIDRKGVEAILDEGASKGTNLDALKVNLPQKETVINTPATGSYEYHSQSGDYLNNDIITTVDLTNATSGALNFKAWYQIEKDWDYGSVKVKDGDADWVSIPGNITTTENPNGQNPGYGITGSSNGWIDASFDLSAYAGKEVQVAINYETDPAVAEAGLYVDDLQVVVDGDEVLFDGAEGEAVVQLNGFEKSNGIKFTDQYYLLEWRTHNGVDEGLSHIRRSGKQFAFNEGLVVWYVDDSYDDNWVGLHPGEGFLGVVDADQRTLKYSDGTVAPTIFQIYDAAFNNKRQDRLNLDFGDLRLKDYFTIRKPLFDDKRNYLNEGLPDAGRNIPNFGLKIRVMGQSHDGKVAKIQLSKK, translated from the coding sequence ATGAAGCGTAGACAATTTGTAAGTGTAGCTACGGCTGCTGTTTTGTCCTTGGGAGCATTTGTCGCTCCTGCATCTACGAATGCTATGAATATGACCTCTACAAAAGTTGAAACAGCGAAGGCAACAACAGTTGAATCCTACTATTCTGTTGGAAGTCCAATAGATTTAGGAATTGCGAATGAAGATCGGTTAATTGAAATGCTTAAGGAAAGTGGAAAAATATCCAAGGATGCAACGGTTGTAGAAGCAGAAGAAGCTGTAAAGGATTATTTGAAGAAAGCTTCAGATAAAGCTGAGAAACAAATGAAGCTTGACGCTGAATTAGATGAGAAAGATGATAAGCTTAGTAAGAAAATTAAAGAGGAGCTACATAAAAAGCCCTTCAAGGATTGGTTAAAAGACAAGCTTAGTAAATGGAAAAAGCGACATCCAGAAAACCTAGTAGAAGAGTCTTATGATGGTGATGTACGTGAAGACAAACTACTTATTCTATTAATGGAATTTCCTGACTTTAAAGCAAATGACATAAATCCTGAAGATACGGATATGTATTACGAAGATTATGTAAAGGAACATTACGAAGATATGGCCTTTGGTGAAAACGGATATGAAGGGCCAAATGGTGAGAACTTAATATCCATGAAACAATACTATGAGCAACAATCTGGTGGCTCTTATACTGTAAGTGGTGAAATAGCTGGCTGGTATGAAGCGGAAAATCCGGCAGCATATTATGGAGCAGAAACGGCAACTAGCAATGATGTTGATGCTCGTTCCCTAATTAAGGAAGGTTTGGATGCTGCTGCAGCGGACCCAAATGTTGATTTATCTGAATTTGACCAAGAGGACCGATATGACCTTGATGGTGATGGAAACTACCGTGAGCCAGATGGGTTGATCGATCATTTAATGGTTCTTCACTCTTCTGTAGGACAAGAAGCAGGTGGTGGTCAATTAGGAACAGACGCAATTTGGTCACATCGTTCACAATTATATGATGTTTACCCAATTGATGGTACACAAACAGATATTCCATACTGGGGTGGTTCGATGGCTGCCTTAGATTATACGATGGTACCAGCTGACGGGGCTGCGGGAGTCTTTATTCATGAATATGCTCATGATTTAGGATTGCCTGATGAATATGACACAGATTATACAGGCGAAGGAGAACCTGTTTCCTTCTGGTCTGTTATGTCAAGCGGTAGCTGGGCAGGTGAGATTCCAGGTACAGAGCCTCCTGGCTTCAGTCCATATGCGAGAGAATATTTACAAGCAGCACAAGGTGGGAACTGGCTTAAATATGAAGAGATAGATATTGACGAAATAGATCGTAAAGGAGTAGAGGCTATTCTTGACGAGGGAGCGTCAAAAGGAACCAATCTTGATGCACTAAAAGTGAATCTTCCTCAAAAGGAAACGGTCATTAACACACCGGCAACTGGTTCATATGAATACCATAGCCAAAGCGGTGATTACTTAAATAATGATATAATTACAACCGTTGATTTAACTAATGCTACTAGTGGTGCATTAAATTTTAAAGCATGGTATCAGATTGAAAAAGATTGGGATTATGGATCAGTAAAAGTGAAGGATGGAGATGCAGATTGGGTATCAATCCCGGGGAATATTACAACAACGGAAAATCCTAACGGACAAAACCCAGGATATGGTATTACTGGTTCTTCTAATGGATGGATTGATGCTAGCTTTGATTTAAGTGCATATGCTGGGAAAGAAGTTCAAGTGGCCATTAATTATGAAACGGATCCTGCTGTAGCAGAGGCTGGCTTATACGTAGATGATCTACAAGTGGTCGTCGATGGAGACGAAGTATTGTTTGATGGAGCTGAAGGTGAAGCAGTTGTTCAACTGAATGGATTTGAAAAATCGAACGGTATTAAATTCACTGACCAATATTATTTATTAGAGTGGAGAACACATAACGGTGTTGATGAAGGGCTTAGCCATATTCGTCGTAGTGGTAAACAATTTGCCTTTAATGAAGGGTTAGTAGTTTGGTATGTTGATGATAGCTATGACGACAACTGGGTTGGCTTACACCCTGGTGAAGGATTCTTAGGGGTAGTAGATGCTGATCAACGAACGCTCAAATATAGTGATGGAACTGTAGCTCCAACGATTTTCCAAATTTATGATGCAGCGTTTAACAATAAAAGACAAGATAGGTTGAACTTAGATTTTGGTGATTTGAGATTAAAAGATTACTTTACAATTCGCAAACCATTATTTGATGATAAGAGGAATTACTTAAATGAAGGCCTGCCAGATGCAGGACGTAATATCCCGAATTTCGGCTTAAAAATTCGTGTAATGGGACAAAGTCATGACGGTAAAGTTGCAAAAATACAATTATCCAAAAAGTAA
- the metK gene encoding methionine adenosyltransferase produces MTEKRHLFTSESVTEGHPDKICDQISDSILDAILAKDPNARVACETSVTTGLVLVSGEITTNTYVDIPKIVRETVKGIGYTRAKYGFDAETCAVLTSIDEQSADIAMGVDKALEAREGQMTDEEIEAIGAGDQGLMFGFACNETNELMPLPVSLAHKLARRLTEVRKEEILPYLRPDGKTQVTVEYDENNQPVRIDTIVISTQHHPEVSLEQIQRNLKEYVINPIVPKELIDDETKYFINPTGRFVIGGPQGDAGLTGRKIIVDTYGGYARHGGGAFSGKDATKVDRSAAYAARYVAKNIVAAGLADKCEVQLAYAIGVAQPVSISIDTFGTGKVNEDKLIEVVRHNFDLRPAGIIKMLDLRRPIYKQTAAYGHFGRNDLDLPWERTDKASTLKDQALN; encoded by the coding sequence TTGACTGAGAAACGCCATTTATTTACTTCAGAATCTGTAACAGAAGGACATCCAGATAAAATTTGTGATCAAATTTCGGATTCTATTCTAGACGCCATTTTAGCAAAGGACCCAAATGCACGTGTGGCGTGTGAGACATCTGTCACGACTGGACTTGTACTAGTATCAGGTGAAATTACAACAAATACTTACGTTGATATTCCTAAAATTGTTCGTGAAACCGTGAAAGGGATTGGTTATACACGTGCTAAATATGGATTCGATGCAGAAACATGTGCTGTTTTAACATCAATTGATGAGCAGTCTGCTGATATTGCGATGGGTGTCGACAAAGCATTAGAAGCACGTGAAGGACAAATGACAGATGAAGAAATTGAGGCAATTGGTGCAGGTGACCAAGGTTTAATGTTTGGTTTTGCATGTAATGAAACAAATGAACTTATGCCTTTACCAGTTTCTTTAGCTCATAAATTAGCCCGTCGATTAACAGAGGTTCGTAAGGAAGAGATTTTACCATACCTACGTCCAGATGGAAAAACACAAGTAACGGTAGAGTATGATGAGAACAATCAACCTGTTCGTATTGATACGATTGTTATTTCTACTCAACATCACCCAGAAGTAAGTTTGGAGCAAATTCAACGTAATCTAAAAGAGTATGTTATTAATCCGATTGTTCCAAAAGAGCTAATTGATGATGAAACAAAGTATTTTATTAACCCAACTGGACGTTTCGTTATCGGTGGTCCTCAAGGAGATGCAGGATTAACTGGAAGAAAAATTATTGTAGATACTTATGGTGGGTATGCACGTCACGGCGGCGGTGCATTTTCAGGTAAGGATGCCACAAAAGTAGACCGTTCAGCTGCTTATGCTGCCCGTTACGTTGCCAAAAATATAGTGGCAGCTGGTTTAGCAGATAAATGCGAAGTGCAGCTTGCTTATGCGATTGGTGTTGCACAGCCAGTTTCTATTTCAATCGATACATTTGGCACAGGTAAAGTGAATGAAGATAAATTAATTGAAGTTGTCCGTCATAATTTTGATTTACGACCAGCAGGCATTATTAAAATGCTTGATTTACGTCGTCCTATATATAAACAAACGGCAGCATATGGTCACTTTGGCCGAAATGACCTTGATTTACCTTGGGAGCGTACAGATAAAGCAAGTACATTAAAGGACCAAGCGTTAAATTAA
- a CDS encoding tetraprenyl-beta-curcumene synthase family protein, with protein sequence MSIPVRPISLMASVYRKVFPLVHKELRYWKKRAMSIPDPELRTQALQSIESKTFHCEGGSILALLAGDRLEEAVKFIVAYQTISDYLDNLCDRSNSLDPNDFAALHESMIDCLSIDEETKDYYRFRGDVSDNYYLRDLVLTCQNVLQGMEPYHHIRPFLIELCQYYCDLQVHKHVRVEEREDRLQSWFQQHKQALPEMDWHEFSACSGSTLGIFCLISYALSHHFEPKFGSIVRNGYFPYIQGLHILLDYFIDQEEDIKEGDLNFCFYYQNNQELFERLQYFIEQADEQTKHLPHRQFHRLINRGLLGVYLSDEKVAEQKEVKRLAKKMIRKSGFISQFFYFNGRLYRKFQRHS encoded by the coding sequence ATGTCAATTCCCGTTCGGCCAATCTCTTTAATGGCGTCTGTGTATCGAAAGGTTTTCCCGCTTGTCCATAAGGAGTTGCGTTATTGGAAAAAAAGAGCGATGTCAATTCCGGATCCTGAATTAAGGACACAAGCGTTACAAAGTATCGAATCGAAAACATTTCACTGTGAAGGTGGATCAATATTAGCATTATTAGCAGGAGACAGGCTAGAAGAAGCAGTAAAATTTATTGTTGCCTATCAAACCATAAGTGACTACCTTGATAATTTATGTGACAGAAGCAATTCCTTAGACCCCAATGATTTTGCCGCCCTTCATGAATCAATGATTGACTGTTTATCAATTGATGAAGAAACAAAAGACTATTATCGATTTAGAGGGGATGTAAGTGATAATTATTATTTGAGAGATTTAGTTTTAACTTGCCAAAATGTTCTACAGGGAATGGAGCCTTATCACCATATTCGGCCATTTTTAATTGAATTATGCCAATATTATTGTGACTTACAGGTACATAAGCATGTTCGTGTAGAGGAAAGGGAAGATAGGCTACAATCATGGTTTCAGCAGCATAAGCAAGCGTTGCCAGAAATGGATTGGCATGAATTTTCAGCTTGTAGTGGGTCAACTTTAGGAATTTTTTGTCTAATATCCTATGCCTTATCCCATCACTTTGAGCCAAAATTCGGGTCTATCGTACGCAACGGATATTTTCCTTATATACAAGGGTTACATATATTACTCGATTATTTTATTGATCAAGAAGAAGATATAAAGGAAGGAGATCTGAACTTTTGCTTCTACTATCAAAATAATCAGGAATTATTTGAGCGACTGCAATATTTTATTGAGCAGGCGGATGAACAAACGAAGCATCTTCCACACCGTCAATTTCATCGCTTAATAAATAGAGGGTTATTAGGTGTGTACCTTTCGGATGAAAAAGTAGCAGAACAGAAAGAGGTAAAACGTCTAGCAAAGAAAATGATTCGAAAAAGTGGATTCATCTCACAATTCTTTTATTTCAATGGACGTTTATATCGTAAATTTCAAAGACATTCCTAA
- a CDS encoding ABC transporter substrate-binding protein, with amino-acid sequence MKRLIKLFSLSFFIVIILSGCNEGSTTLKKVKVAEVTRSIFYAPQYVALEKGFFEEEGLAIELTTTWGGDKTMTTLLSNGADIALIGSETTIYVYSQGTTDPVINFAQLTQTDGTFLVSRENVEEFNWEQVKQSTFLGQRKGGMPQMVGEYVLKQNGIDPHKDLDLIQNIDFANIANAFASGTGDYVQLFEPTASIFEAEGKGHIVASFGEHSGSVPYTTFMAKESFMGEQEDTIEKFTAALFKAQVWVEEHSAKQIADVIHPYFEDTDLSLIETVVERYKSQGSYATTPLLDENEWDNLQNIMDEAGELPQTVDHETLVNTSIANTVMNKGN; translated from the coding sequence GTGAAAAGGCTCATAAAGCTGTTTTCATTGAGTTTCTTCATCGTAATCATATTGAGCGGTTGTAATGAAGGTTCCACTACACTAAAAAAAGTTAAAGTAGCTGAAGTAACAAGGTCAATCTTTTATGCTCCACAATACGTCGCCTTAGAAAAAGGATTCTTCGAAGAAGAAGGCTTAGCTATCGAACTTACAACTACTTGGGGTGGGGATAAAACAATGACTACCCTGTTATCTAATGGTGCAGACATTGCCCTGATTGGGTCTGAGACAACCATTTACGTATATTCTCAAGGAACCACTGATCCAGTTATTAATTTTGCTCAGCTCACCCAAACCGATGGTACATTTTTAGTTTCTAGAGAGAATGTGGAAGAATTTAATTGGGAGCAGGTAAAACAATCGACGTTTCTAGGGCAAAGAAAAGGCGGGATGCCCCAAATGGTCGGGGAATATGTCTTAAAACAGAATGGCATTGATCCTCATAAAGACTTGGATTTAATTCAAAATATTGATTTTGCTAATATAGCCAACGCCTTTGCCTCTGGAACAGGTGACTATGTACAGTTATTTGAACCAACAGCCTCCATTTTTGAAGCAGAAGGAAAAGGACATATTGTGGCCTCCTTTGGGGAGCATTCGGGTTCTGTACCTTATACAACATTTATGGCGAAAGAAAGCTTTATGGGGGAACAAGAGGATACGATTGAAAAATTTACTGCTGCTTTATTCAAAGCGCAGGTTTGGGTAGAGGAGCATTCGGCTAAACAAATCGCAGACGTCATTCATCCTTACTTTGAAGATACAGACTTGTCCCTGATTGAAACGGTCGTTGAACGCTATAAAAGCCAAGGCTCTTATGCGACAACCCCTCTATTAGATGAGAATGAATGGGATAATCTTCAAAATATAATGGATGAAGCAGGGGAATTACCACAGACTGTTGATCATGAAACGCTCGTTAATACGTCCATAGCAAATACCGTAATGAATAAAGGAAACTAA
- a CDS encoding gamma carbonic anhydrase family protein, with protein sequence MIYPYHDSYPTISSSSFIADYVTISGDVTIGEESSIWFNTVIRGDVAPTIIGQKVNVQDNCVLHQSPNNPLILEDEVTVGHSVILHSCKIRKKALIGMGSIILDNAEIGEGAFIGAGSLVPQGKVIPPNTLAFGRPAKVIRELTNDDIEDMKRISREYAEKAQYYKKLQK encoded by the coding sequence ATGATCTATCCTTACCATGATTCATATCCTACTATCTCCTCCTCTTCCTTTATTGCTGATTATGTGACCATATCAGGGGATGTAACCATTGGAGAAGAATCTAGCATTTGGTTTAATACCGTTATTCGCGGGGATGTCGCCCCAACAATTATTGGGCAAAAAGTAAATGTACAAGATAATTGCGTCCTTCATCAAAGTCCCAATAACCCTCTTATTTTAGAAGATGAAGTTACAGTAGGACATTCTGTCATTCTTCACAGTTGTAAAATTAGAAAGAAAGCACTCATCGGCATGGGTTCAATTATATTAGATAATGCTGAAATAGGTGAAGGAGCATTCATTGGGGCAGGAAGCCTGGTTCCACAAGGTAAAGTAATCCCACCAAACACACTAGCATTTGGAAGACCTGCTAAAGTCATTCGTGAACTGACAAATGATGATATTGAAGACATGAAAAGAATTTCACGTGAATACGCAGAAAAAGCTCAATACTATAAAAAGCTACAAAAATAA